The region AAACATATTGTTGGGGAAATATTACATAACTCTCACGAGTACAAACTGGTCAATACTCAATTTAATATTGATTATCAAACCGACCCACAACAAGTCATTCAATTAATTTCAAATGCGGTGTTAAGCCATAAAAATGTCAATCAAGATCAACAGCCACAAGTGGGCATCAATGACTTTAATAGCATAGGTATGGAAATCGGCGTGCGTTACTGGGTACCAACCAACAGCTATTTCGAAGATAAATACCAAGCAAATTTAGCCATAATTAAAGCACTAAGAGCGGCTGATATAACGATTCCATGCCCCGTCAGAGAAATACACTTACAGCAATAACTTACCAGCATATTCACTCAGCTATTTGAAGTAATATAGCTGAGTGTTTAACAGTTCCTGCCTGATATCACATTAAATTCTTCCGCAAAACACCCCAACATAAAGTCATACCTAATTTACAAAATGTCGTCAAAACTTGACACGTAGATTATTTGAGCACATAGTTAGGTCAAGCTTACTTTACATAAAGACAAGTTAAGTTGAACTTTGTATTGGAATAGATAAAGGAATAATTTATGAATAACTCAATGGGAAACGACTGGAAGCAGTGCAACAGCGTCAACACTAAACGATTAGCTAAGTGGACTGCTGCATGGGTAATAACCTTGGCAATAACAACTTTTGGACCTGTGTTTATTTGGTCACAAAATGACATCATCACCAGTGTCGCTATTGCAGTTAATTTTTTGGTTGGTATCGGGATGATTATTGCCAACAAACAACATTTAGCTTCACTCGATGAGCTACAACAAAAAATTCAGCTCAGTGCCATGGGGCTAAGTTTGGGGGTGGGATTAATTGTTGGCATCAGTTATTCAACGCTAGATACCACAGGGCTTATTAATGCACATGCAGAGATATCTCACTTAGTCATCGTAATGAGTTTGACCTATATGGTTGGCATACTATTAGGCAATAGGAAGTACCGATGAAAAACAAATTAAAAGTACTTCGCGCAGAGCGAGACTTAACCCAAGCCCAACTGGCTGACTTACTGAATGTCTCTCGGCAAACGATCAATGCCATCGAAAAAGGAAAGTTTGATCCCAGTTTACCTTTGGCCTTTAAAGCCGCGCGACTATTTGGGCTAACCATTGAAGAAGTCTTTCAAGACGAGGCTTAATCAGCCTCTTACCTTAAAAAAGACGAGTTTAGAGCGGCATATAAGCCAATTTATAAGTTAACTGTTCAGTTCAGTTCAGTTAATCTAACTTTTTATGCATGAACATACTGTTAGGGTCATTTGAGTAATCAGCAAATGTATCACCGATTTCAAAACCATAATGCTGATATAACCGTCTTGCTGGTGCAAAAAAATCCATTGTGCCAGTTTCTAAACTCAGTAGCTGATAACCCTGTTTTCTTGCTTCATCGAGCATATGTTCCAGTAATTGTTTGGCAACACCTTTACGTCTATGTGCATTGGCCACCCGCATAGACTTGATTTCACCATGCTGTGCGGATAAGGCTTTTATCGCGCCACAACCCATTAGCTGTTTCTGGTCCCAAACAGTCCAAAAGGTAATATCTTGCTGGCGCAATTTATCTAAATCTAACGCATGAACACTTTCAACTGGGGACGTTGCGTACATGTCCTGCAAATGTTCATTTAATAGTGCTGCAATTTCTGGCCCTGATAAATCATCAATCCGTATGTCCATATGACTAAAGCTCCTACATGCGCTTCAAAAATTCCCACTCAAAAAGCGGCTGATATCAACCGGCATTTTCTATTGATTATTGTCTATTGACTCTACAGTGATACCTGCCATATTTACTAGCATGAAATAAATTAAGGGATTGATTATATGCGCAAGACTTATACAACAACTACCTCGATTGCTGGCTTACTGCTGTTAACCATCGCCGGCTGCACCTCTGGGCCAGCAACCTTGCAACAAGGGCCTGATGCAGAAATAACCAAAGAGGGTTTAGTTAAAGTTGATAACTCAAGGTTAGATTTATCTTATGCCAGACCTGATGTGAATTGGAGTCAATATACCAAACTCTATTTCGAGCCTACAAAAGTGACTAATGACCACCCAGAAGGTTATCGAGCACCTAGAGTTGATAGACAAACTGAAGGACCCAATGCCACTTACGATCTTCCTCAAGAGTCGCTAGATAAAATGGCCGTGCAATTTTCAACGACGGTGCAAGATGTATTTAATAACGAGCAACCATTTGAGTTAGTGTCAAAAAAGGGCCCAAGTACACTGGTTATCGAAACTGCAGTCTCAGATATTCGTTTAAGTGCACCAATTGAAAAATCTCGCAGAAGTTATAATTCTATGGGAAAAACTTACACGCAAAACTCAGGATCAATGGTGCTTTTAGCAGTCCTGAAAGATGGTGAAACGGGTGAAGTATTAGCCAAGGCTGCTGATCGTGCCGTTGGTTTTGATCAATGGCGACAAAACACTCAAGTATTTAATTGGGGCGATGTTAAAACCGTTTATCGTCGTTGGGTAAACGACTTTAGAAATGCCTTAATGACTGCTGGAGCGGAAGAAAATAGCCAATAGCAATAATGTCACATAAAAACCTTAGCGTGACTCCAAGTTAACACCCGCTAGCTAAAACTCACTAAAGAAGACATGCTATATACGAACAGTGCCAATTGTGATCTCACGTTGGCACTGTTCGTTACAAGTCTCGGTTATGACTAACTTCGCTAATTACAAACCTCGCTGCCATTCTTGCCTTAATGGAATTGCACCTTTAATCGCTTGTTCAACTTGCCCTAATAACTGCGGTTTATCTTTTCCTAAAATGCCTTTTAGCACCAAATAATTTGAAGCATGATCAGAACGGAAAATGGTTTTATCAAGTTCAAGCCCCGATAGCAGCGCTTGCATTTCAGTAAGTAAACCAAGCTGATCTGGTAAAACAAAACCGCCATCAAACGCTTGATCCATTCTTTCAGTCCCCAGTGGCAAGGTAACCACTAATGTCGATAAATACTCTGGTTGAGCTTGATTCATTAACTCTGCTGACGCTTTCGCATGCTGAATTGACAATGATTGACCGCCCAAGCCCATTAAAATCATCACCGATGATTTAATCCCTGCCAGTTTGATTTTATTTAACGCAGCCAGAGATGATGCAAACGTTTCGCCTTTTTGAATGCGCGTTAGCACTTCATCATCGCCACTTTCACAGCCGATATACAGCAAAGATAAACCTAGCGCTTTTAGCTCGGCTAATTGCTCCACCGTTTTATTGGTTAAATTACGCGGCAAGCAATAACTGCTTATACGAGTAACACTGGGTAAATGGGTATTAATCAGCTGGCAGATTTCTTTTAAGCGTTTAAACGGCAATGTCATCGCATCGCCATCAGCAAGAAAAACTCTGGAGATCTGCTGACCAGAAGCCGCCGCCGTTAAGATATCTTGTTCTATATTATCGACTTTTTGCGCTCTAAATTTTTTCTGCTCTTGTGTATACATGTCGCAAAAGCTGCAGTTATTCCAGCTACAGCCATTTGTCACTTGTAATATCAATGACTTCCACTCTGATGGTGGGCGAAATACAGGCTCTATATAGTTAATCATTCCTCAACCTCTTCCATCGCTATTTATGACATGCCTTGTATTAAAGGTGTTCGTTATGTCTGTTTTTTATTCTTTTTTTTGAACCAAAACGTTTGAATTGATCCTATTGCTTGGATATAGTCGTATTGTTAATAAATACTTATTCAGGCCAATTGATTATGACTCAAGTCGCATATCAACTCAGTGAAAGACGTGAACGCCCGTTATCACACGAAAAACATTGGGAGTTGATGACCGCAGACCAAAAAATGGCCTTGTATGATTTGAATCGTTTTGGTTACAGACTGCTTTTTGTTAGAAATATGCCAGAAGGCCCTCTGGCAGTCATTGCGCAGCAAAGTGATATCGCAGCTATCGACAATGAGGGTGAATTAAACTTGCGCCCAGATATCAGCTTAAGAGAAAATCCTCAACAATAATGCATTGAGGTAACTGCTACAAAAAGAGTGCTATCGCACTCTTTTTTATGTATATCACTAGTTACTTTTTACCTTACTTTACTTTAGTGCTTAAGCAATCACTTCATTAAAAACTTCAACATGATGCGATTCAACTAAGCCAGGCATCACATTATGAAAATAGTTCTGAATATAATCGGTGGCATTGTGTTGATCAAACATCGCTCTGTCAGCAAATTTCTCTACAAAAGCAACTTT is a window of Shewanella donghaensis DNA encoding:
- a CDS encoding GNAT family N-acetyltransferase; this encodes MDIRIDDLSGPEIAALLNEHLQDMYATSPVESVHALDLDKLRQQDITFWTVWDQKQLMGCGAIKALSAQHGEIKSMRVANAHRRKGVAKQLLEHMLDEARKQGYQLLSLETGTMDFFAPARRLYQHYGFEIGDTFADYSNDPNSMFMHKKLD
- a CDS encoding DUF3313 family protein, with amino-acid sequence MRKTYTTTTSIAGLLLLTIAGCTSGPATLQQGPDAEITKEGLVKVDNSRLDLSYARPDVNWSQYTKLYFEPTKVTNDHPEGYRAPRVDRQTEGPNATYDLPQESLDKMAVQFSTTVQDVFNNEQPFELVSKKGPSTLVIETAVSDIRLSAPIEKSRRSYNSMGKTYTQNSGSMVLLAVLKDGETGEVLAKAADRAVGFDQWRQNTQVFNWGDVKTVYRRWVNDFRNALMTAGAEENSQ
- a CDS encoding helix-turn-helix transcriptional regulator; this encodes MKNKLKVLRAERDLTQAQLADLLNVSRQTINAIEKGKFDPSLPLAFKAARLFGLTIEEVFQDEA
- a CDS encoding radical SAM protein, whose protein sequence is MINYIEPVFRPPSEWKSLILQVTNGCSWNNCSFCDMYTQEQKKFRAQKVDNIEQDILTAAASGQQISRVFLADGDAMTLPFKRLKEICQLINTHLPSVTRISSYCLPRNLTNKTVEQLAELKALGLSLLYIGCESGDDEVLTRIQKGETFASSLAALNKIKLAGIKSSVMILMGLGGQSLSIQHAKASAELMNQAQPEYLSTLVVTLPLGTERMDQAFDGGFVLPDQLGLLTEMQALLSGLELDKTIFRSDHASNYLVLKGILGKDKPQLLGQVEQAIKGAIPLRQEWQRGL